A region from the Etheostoma spectabile isolate EspeVRDwgs_2016 chromosome 9, UIUC_Espe_1.0, whole genome shotgun sequence genome encodes:
- the ncbp2as2 gene encoding protein NCBP2AS2, with amino-acid sequence MLARMLFNLLNNLHVVEKLAESRPIRRAAQITAYAITKAQIAGRDASERVMRSQTLRQVRDEGGRVPGDLGEMGSRLRRVRETFVKEVKEGLKDGSRQIKK; translated from the coding sequence ATGCTCGCGCGTATGTTATTTAACCTCCTGAACAACCTCCATGTTGTTGAGAAGTTGGCAGAGTCTCGACCGATTCGCAGGGCGGCCCAGATAACAGCTTACGCCATCACCAAGGCTCAGATAGCCGGCAGGGATGCCTCTGAGCGGGTCATGCGGTCACAGACGCTGCGGCAGGTCCGGGACGAGGGCGGCAGAGTCCCCGGGGACCTGGGAGAGATGGGCAGCCGCCTCAGACGAGTCAGAGAGACGTTTGTGAAAGAAGTGAAGGAGGGATTAAAGGACGGATCCAGACAGATCAAGAAATAG